Proteins co-encoded in one Capsicum annuum cultivar UCD-10X-F1 chromosome 9, UCD10Xv1.1, whole genome shotgun sequence genomic window:
- the LOC107841975 gene encoding reticulon-like protein B5, whose translation MRVGITMSDPVEEIVPESSAKGSLAQHDYSSSPSTDGDGLRRPTNDKSHLFGRQKPVHAALGGGKPADILLWRNKQISAGMLTAATVIWLLFEWIGYHLLTFICHSLILTLAILFFWSNISHFVNKTPMEFPEIVLPEKLWTQVALLLRDRFNWAFGVFWEVASGKDLKKFLYTIVGLWIVSIVGSWFDFLTLFYILFVMLLTVPWFYEKHEDQVDTYAQKAKKELKRQYSHLDEKVLQKLPKVPFVKDSKQQ comes from the exons aTGCG TGTCGGCATTACCATGTCCGATCCAGTGGAAGAAATTGTTCCTGAGTCATCAGCGAAAGGGAGCCTCGCTcaacatgattattcttcttcACCATCCACCGACGGCGATGGCTTACGACGCCCCACCAACGACAAGTCTCACCTCTTTGGCCGCCAGAAACCTGTCCATGCCGCTCTGGGCGGTGGCAAAC CCGCTGATATTTTGCTGTGGAGGAACAAGCAGATTTCAGCAGGGATGCTTACTGCGGCAACTGTCATTTGGCTTCTCTTTGAATGGATTGGTTATCATTTGCTCACTTTTATTTGTCATTCTCTCATACTTACCTTGGCCATCTTGTTCTTTTGGTCAAATATCTCCCACTTTGTCAACAA GACTCCTATGGAATTTCCAGAGATTGTATTGCCAGAGAAGTTGTGGACACAGGTTGCTCTACTTTTGAGGGACAGATTCAACTGGGCATTTGGTGTCTTCTGGGAAGTGGCTTCGGGAAAGGATTTGAAGAAGTTTCTCTAT ACTATTGTAGGCTTGTGGATTGTGTCGATTGTCGGCAGCTGGTTTGATTTTCTGACCCTTTTTTACATCT TATTTGTCATGCTGTTAACAGTACCCTGGTTCTATGAGAAACATGAAGATCAAGTGGATACCTATGCACAGAAGGCCAAAAAAGAACTCAAGAGACAGTATAGTCATTTGGACGAGAAGGTTCTTCAGAAACTACCAAAAGTTCCTTTCGTCAAAGACAGTAAGCAGCAGTGA